One window of the Leucobacter komagatae genome contains the following:
- a CDS encoding NAD-glutamate dehydrogenase, giving the protein MTSPFAPTELPKTELPTTTDELDPQLRPIVSLLAESIDGASDAPHTSRALGDIAATLRAIAETRSPGEIRVAVTPQTRNEGEPAPRRTAVAVCTADAPFLVDSVAAAIAREGLEIRLLAHPIVPVLRSRAGEIIELGTAQGQPESWLYLEVDEIASARVRSEVAERIETVVRDVHLAVDDWQAMRAVCLDIASGLHAQPPASVDQASVAPTVDFLRWLAADNFTFLGYREHTLETDHRGVSVLRAMPETGLGILRRTRNPITHLSKEASRTARDPRLLTITKANSRATVHRDSFLDYIGLRTFDEHGDVTGEIRFLGLFTSAAYAASAMTLPIVGPKVADVLAASGFAPRSHSGKDLLQVLEQYPRDELFQDSAEHLLEVATEVSRLSERRRTRTFMRADEFGRFISVLVYIPRDRYSSTVRLRIERLLSETFDAAGIDQAARIGDAPLAQLHFVVRLRRGAVPPALDTLELQHKVEQAVRSWAEHLGDALHARFGWREGTALLDRYGDAFPESYKEAVAPAEALLDIAVLEELEHTDFAVRLGAPEAADRTRRVHTIASHRPYPLTEVLPVLTDLGADVIDERPYTISLTDGRIRYLADFGLRGPASQLWGDPAWGEAFDDAFRSAWTGQIESDRLNSLVLLAGLDARSIVALRAVALYIGQIGSAFSVDYINQALIAHPEIAAELVRLFEVRFDPAAGTDRAERCAHQESYVASLLAGIESLDHDRILRTFAGVIGAISRTNFYQPAADGSSKPWVSMKLDCSRVPGLPKPRPMAEIWVYAPEVEGVHLRFGAISRGGLRWSDRREDFRTEVLGLVKAQMVKNAVIVPTGSKGGFVAKRLPTSSDRQAWLAAGRSAYATFVRGLLDVTDTREGSAVVPPAAVVRHDPEDSYLVVAADKGTATFSDLANSVSEEYGFWLGDAFASGGSAGYDHKSLGITARGAWESVKRHFRELGHDTQAADFTVVGVGDMSGDVFGNGMLRSSHIRLVAAFDHRHVFVDPHPDASATFTERRRLFELPGSSWNDFDRALISPGGGVFPLSAKSIDITPEMRQALGLAAAVTTLTPAQLKRAVLLAPVDLIWNGAIGTYVKSSEESQASIGDRGNDDVRVDGRELRARVVGEGGNLGVSQLGRVEAARAGVRINTDAIDNSAGVGTSDREVNIKILLGEAERAGRLTRDARNQLLQSMTSEVAAQVLRDNYEQNVLLGNSRETAVEMLPSHERLIASLEARGVLDRDLEGLPSATRIAELVESGVGLTRPEFAVLVAYSKISLKDELMLSGLAEDPWLSHTLSEYFPQALRAEYAKEIAAHPLRSEIIVNSVVNSLVNRGGITFAYRAADETGATSEQIARAFIVAREVFDLSGFVEEVERTDNVVPTSVQTNLYLTFRRLLDRAARWFVQHRAGGIDVGEEIALCRDQLQSQLVRMERLLCGADLEKFRGRSAAFVAAGVPEELARRGAGLLESIPLLDIVERARTGGWELTEFAELYFALAARVRFDDMLERVSALPQGDRWGSMARAAMRDDLYGVMIDLADSVASLTPHGTCEGRIDDWLGQGGSHASRALAEAHEATAAGSDTGLETLSVALRRLRSLVR; this is encoded by the coding sequence TTGACTAGTCCTTTCGCGCCCACAGAGCTGCCCAAAACTGAGCTGCCCACAACGACCGATGAGCTTGATCCGCAACTCAGACCGATCGTTTCACTGCTCGCCGAGTCAATTGACGGCGCCAGCGATGCTCCGCACACGTCGCGCGCCCTCGGAGATATCGCTGCTACGCTTCGCGCGATCGCAGAAACGCGCAGTCCGGGCGAGATACGCGTCGCAGTCACCCCGCAAACGAGGAACGAAGGCGAGCCCGCCCCGCGCCGTACCGCCGTCGCCGTATGCACCGCAGACGCGCCCTTTCTGGTCGATTCGGTGGCCGCTGCGATCGCTCGTGAGGGCCTCGAGATCCGCCTGCTCGCGCACCCAATCGTCCCCGTGCTCCGCAGCAGGGCAGGCGAGATCATCGAACTCGGCACTGCACAGGGCCAGCCCGAATCGTGGCTGTACCTAGAGGTGGACGAGATTGCTTCTGCGCGGGTGCGCAGCGAGGTGGCCGAGCGCATCGAGACCGTCGTGCGTGACGTCCACCTCGCCGTCGACGACTGGCAAGCGATGCGCGCGGTGTGCCTCGACATCGCTAGCGGCCTTCACGCGCAGCCGCCTGCCTCAGTCGACCAGGCATCAGTTGCGCCGACGGTCGATTTCTTGCGGTGGCTCGCAGCCGACAACTTCACATTTCTCGGGTATCGGGAGCACACGCTGGAGACCGACCACCGCGGGGTATCGGTGCTGCGGGCAATGCCAGAAACCGGGCTCGGAATACTCCGCCGGACGCGAAACCCAATCACTCACCTCAGCAAGGAAGCGAGCCGCACCGCGCGAGACCCGCGTCTACTCACGATCACCAAGGCGAACTCTCGGGCGACCGTCCATCGCGATAGCTTTCTCGACTACATTGGGCTTCGCACCTTCGACGAGCATGGCGATGTGACGGGCGAGATTCGCTTCCTGGGGCTGTTCACCTCAGCCGCGTACGCCGCGTCTGCGATGACACTGCCGATCGTTGGTCCGAAGGTTGCGGACGTGCTCGCGGCCTCGGGATTCGCGCCACGTTCGCACTCGGGCAAGGACCTGCTGCAGGTGCTCGAGCAGTACCCGCGCGACGAACTGTTCCAGGATTCGGCAGAGCATCTGCTTGAGGTAGCGACCGAGGTGAGCCGGCTTTCCGAGCGGCGGCGCACCCGAACTTTCATGCGCGCTGACGAGTTTGGGCGCTTTATTTCGGTGCTCGTCTACATTCCGCGGGATCGCTACAGCAGCACCGTGCGGCTGCGGATCGAACGACTGCTGAGCGAGACATTCGATGCGGCGGGTATTGACCAGGCGGCGCGAATTGGGGATGCTCCGCTTGCGCAGCTGCACTTTGTGGTGCGGCTGCGCAGGGGAGCCGTACCTCCGGCACTCGACACACTCGAACTGCAGCACAAGGTGGAACAGGCAGTACGCAGCTGGGCTGAACATCTCGGCGACGCCCTGCACGCGCGATTCGGGTGGCGGGAGGGTACGGCGCTGCTCGACCGCTACGGTGACGCGTTCCCCGAGTCCTACAAAGAAGCGGTGGCGCCAGCCGAGGCGTTGCTCGACATTGCGGTGCTCGAGGAGCTCGAGCACACGGACTTCGCCGTACGGCTGGGCGCCCCCGAAGCAGCCGACCGCACGAGGCGGGTGCATACGATTGCTTCGCACAGGCCGTACCCGCTTACCGAGGTGCTTCCGGTGCTCACCGATCTGGGCGCGGACGTGATTGATGAGCGTCCGTACACGATCTCGCTCACAGATGGGCGGATCCGGTACCTCGCCGACTTTGGGCTTCGCGGCCCAGCGTCACAGCTCTGGGGTGACCCCGCCTGGGGCGAAGCATTTGATGACGCATTTCGTTCGGCATGGACGGGGCAGATTGAGAGCGATCGCTTGAACTCGCTGGTGCTGCTCGCAGGCCTCGATGCGAGGAGCATCGTCGCGCTCCGCGCGGTCGCACTGTACATCGGTCAGATTGGGTCAGCATTCTCCGTCGACTACATCAACCAGGCGTTGATTGCACACCCCGAGATCGCAGCCGAGCTCGTGCGGCTGTTCGAGGTGCGGTTCGACCCTGCCGCGGGAACAGACCGCGCCGAACGGTGCGCGCACCAAGAGTCGTACGTCGCATCACTGCTCGCCGGGATCGAGAGCCTCGACCATGATCGAATTCTGCGCACGTTCGCAGGGGTGATCGGTGCGATCAGCCGCACGAACTTCTACCAGCCTGCCGCTGACGGCAGCTCGAAGCCGTGGGTATCGATGAAGCTCGACTGCAGCCGCGTGCCCGGCTTACCTAAGCCCCGCCCTATGGCAGAAATCTGGGTGTACGCGCCCGAGGTGGAGGGGGTGCATCTCCGCTTTGGAGCGATCTCCCGCGGCGGGTTGCGGTGGAGCGACAGGCGCGAGGACTTTCGCACGGAGGTACTCGGCCTCGTGAAAGCGCAGATGGTGAAGAACGCGGTGATCGTGCCGACCGGCTCGAAGGGAGGGTTCGTTGCAAAACGGTTGCCGACCTCGAGCGATCGACAAGCATGGCTCGCGGCTGGCCGCAGCGCCTACGCGACTTTCGTTCGAGGGCTGCTCGATGTTACTGACACCCGGGAGGGCTCGGCAGTGGTGCCCCCGGCAGCCGTGGTGCGTCACGACCCCGAAGATTCCTACCTCGTCGTCGCTGCCGACAAGGGCACCGCAACGTTCTCAGACCTCGCGAATAGTGTCTCCGAGGAATACGGATTCTGGCTGGGCGACGCCTTTGCTTCGGGAGGGTCGGCCGGATACGACCACAAGAGCCTCGGCATTACCGCTCGCGGAGCGTGGGAATCGGTGAAACGCCACTTCCGTGAGCTTGGGCACGACACTCAAGCGGCAGACTTCACCGTTGTCGGCGTCGGCGACATGTCGGGTGACGTGTTTGGCAACGGTATGCTCCGCTCCTCACACATTCGCCTGGTCGCGGCGTTCGACCACCGCCACGTGTTTGTTGATCCGCATCCCGATGCATCGGCGACTTTCACCGAACGGCGCAGACTCTTTGAGCTCCCGGGCTCGTCGTGGAACGACTTTGATCGCGCGCTCATCTCGCCAGGAGGAGGGGTGTTCCCGCTGAGCGCGAAGTCGATCGACATCACCCCCGAAATGCGCCAGGCGCTCGGCCTCGCTGCCGCCGTGACAACGCTGACACCGGCCCAGCTCAAGCGTGCTGTATTGCTCGCTCCTGTCGACCTCATTTGGAACGGAGCGATCGGCACGTACGTCAAATCCAGCGAGGAATCGCAGGCATCGATTGGCGACCGGGGCAATGATGACGTGCGCGTCGACGGGCGGGAACTGCGTGCGCGCGTCGTCGGCGAGGGCGGCAACCTCGGTGTGAGTCAGCTGGGGCGAGTCGAGGCCGCGCGAGCCGGTGTCCGGATCAACACCGATGCGATCGACAACTCGGCCGGGGTCGGAACCTCCGATCGCGAGGTGAACATCAAGATCTTGCTCGGCGAGGCAGAGCGAGCGGGCCGACTCACTCGTGACGCGCGGAACCAGCTGCTGCAGTCGATGACGAGCGAGGTTGCGGCGCAGGTACTGCGCGATAACTATGAGCAGAACGTCTTGCTCGGCAACTCCAGAGAGACCGCAGTCGAGATGCTGCCGAGCCACGAACGGCTGATTGCTTCGCTGGAAGCCCGTGGGGTCCTCGACCGCGACCTCGAGGGGCTGCCGAGTGCCACCCGAATCGCCGAGCTTGTTGAGTCTGGGGTGGGGCTCACTCGGCCGGAGTTCGCCGTGCTCGTCGCCTATTCGAAGATCTCGTTGAAAGACGAACTCATGCTCAGCGGCCTTGCTGAAGACCCGTGGCTTTCCCACACGCTTTCCGAGTACTTTCCGCAGGCGCTGCGGGCCGAGTACGCGAAAGAGATTGCTGCTCACCCGCTCCGTTCCGAGATAATCGTGAACTCGGTCGTCAACTCGCTCGTGAACCGGGGCGGCATCACCTTTGCCTATCGCGCCGCTGATGAGACCGGTGCGACGAGTGAACAGATCGCACGTGCGTTCATTGTTGCGCGCGAGGTTTTCGACCTCAGCGGGTTCGTGGAGGAAGTTGAGCGCACCGACAACGTCGTGCCGACGTCCGTACAGACGAACCTCTATCTCACGTTTCGGCGGCTCCTCGACCGAGCCGCGCGCTGGTTCGTGCAGCACCGCGCAGGTGGCATTGACGTCGGCGAAGAGATCGCGCTCTGCCGCGACCAGCTACAGAGCCAGCTCGTGCGCATGGAGCGCCTGCTGTGCGGTGCCGACCTAGAGAAATTCAGGGGGCGCTCGGCAGCGTTCGTGGCCGCTGGGGTGCCCGAAGAACTGGCGCGGCGCGGCGCGGGGCTGCTCGAATCAATCCCGTTGCTCGACATCGTCGAACGTGCCAGAACGGGCGGGTGGGAACTGACAGAGTTCGCGGAACTCTACTTTGCGCTCGCCGCCCGAGTGCGTTTCGACGACATGCTCGAGCGCGTCTCGGCGCTGCCGCAGGGCGACCGCTGGGGATCGATGGCGCGCGCTGCGATGCGAGATGACCTGTATGGAGTGATGATCGACCTCGCGGACTCGGTGGCCAGTCTCACGCCGCACGGCACGTGTGAGGGGCGAATCGATGACTGGCTGGGCCAGGGCGGATCGCACGCGTCGCGGGCGCTCGCAGAAGCTCACGAGGCGACAGCAGCAGGCAGCGACACCGGACTCGAGACGCTCTCAGTGGCCCTGCGTCGGCTGCGGTCGCTCGTGCGGTAG
- a CDS encoding APC family permease, with protein sequence MTTLDGQPVQEFRKKLGLPDVIAQSLSVIAPAMSGAFLTYLAATQAGGATPVSFLLGALGMLCVGSVVALFAKSLSSSGSMYTYLSKGASRTTGFVGGWAYVSAYLLFGSGVLAGFGFFMAQLVQMLFGAAVDWYWFTLIGIVVIAALNFFNIAVSTRNQLIFLVLSMVAMLTVSFIVIAIGSPEVSVVDGQTPIATAGQSWDGAAFWPPAAGASWMGIFFGMSFAMLSFVGSESSASLSEETRDSKRNIPRAVIGSIVIAGVFYLIVSYATAIGFGVQQAKTDWPASATGLAGLAPNTFTSAVVLAAAAGASLFCALGLHTASSRVLFAMGREGVLPKRLGRLHPHWNTPWNSMVLAIAIWILLIFGSVLVVSRDAQIALAGGTDDNVTGGVFAFTLLLNFGTPIVMFVYLMLGIAGIIHGIRNRLTKFVWAGIGAGVFATVAITGGLYFSFVPDAPGGDIPMALRLIPWVGVAVVVAGWSVAAWTKRARAQAWADMGRVFDEL encoded by the coding sequence ATGACAACTTTAGACGGACAGCCAGTCCAAGAGTTTCGCAAGAAACTCGGGCTCCCGGATGTGATTGCGCAGAGCTTGTCTGTGATTGCGCCCGCCATGTCTGGCGCGTTTCTCACATACCTCGCTGCCACGCAGGCCGGAGGCGCAACACCGGTTTCTTTCTTACTTGGGGCACTCGGAATGCTGTGCGTTGGGTCTGTCGTAGCCCTCTTCGCAAAGAGCCTCTCCTCATCCGGATCCATGTACACGTACCTGAGCAAAGGCGCCAGTCGTACCACTGGATTTGTGGGCGGGTGGGCCTACGTCAGCGCGTACCTTTTGTTCGGTTCAGGAGTGCTCGCGGGGTTCGGCTTTTTCATGGCGCAACTCGTGCAAATGCTCTTTGGCGCCGCCGTTGATTGGTACTGGTTTACGCTCATCGGCATCGTAGTAATCGCAGCGCTCAACTTCTTCAACATCGCCGTTTCAACACGAAACCAGCTCATCTTCCTCGTCCTCAGCATGGTTGCCATGCTGACGGTCTCATTCATTGTGATCGCAATTGGTTCGCCCGAAGTCAGTGTCGTCGACGGGCAGACACCAATTGCTACCGCCGGCCAGAGCTGGGACGGTGCAGCCTTCTGGCCACCGGCGGCGGGTGCTTCCTGGATGGGCATCTTCTTTGGCATGAGCTTTGCGATGCTGTCGTTCGTTGGGTCAGAGTCAAGCGCCTCGCTGTCTGAGGAGACTCGCGACTCGAAGCGAAACATCCCACGCGCCGTCATCGGCTCCATCGTGATCGCTGGCGTGTTTTATCTCATCGTGAGCTATGCCACCGCCATCGGCTTCGGCGTGCAGCAGGCGAAGACGGATTGGCCAGCGTCGGCCACCGGCCTCGCAGGCCTGGCTCCGAACACGTTCACCTCGGCGGTCGTGCTTGCAGCGGCTGCCGGCGCAAGCCTGTTCTGCGCACTCGGCCTACACACCGCGTCATCTCGCGTGCTGTTCGCTATGGGCCGCGAAGGCGTCCTCCCCAAACGGCTCGGGCGCTTGCATCCACACTGGAACACGCCGTGGAACTCGATGGTACTCGCGATCGCCATTTGGATCTTGCTGATCTTCGGCTCGGTGCTCGTTGTCTCGCGCGACGCCCAAATTGCGCTCGCGGGCGGCACCGACGACAACGTCACGGGCGGCGTATTCGCCTTCACGCTCCTGCTCAACTTCGGCACCCCGATCGTGATGTTCGTGTACCTGATGCTCGGCATCGCCGGCATCATCCACGGGATTCGGAACCGCCTCACCAAGTTCGTCTGGGCGGGAATTGGAGCCGGGGTATTCGCCACGGTTGCCATTACCGGCGGACTCTACTTCTCGTTTGTGCCCGACGCGCCGGGCGGAGACATTCCTATGGCGCTTCGCCTGATCCCGTGGGTTGGCGTCGCCGTCGTCGTCGCAGGATGGAGCGTGGCCGCGTGGACCAAGCGGGCCCGCGCACAGGCATGGGCCGATATGGGTCGCGTGTTCGATGAACTCTAG